TACAAAATATTGTATAATAGTAATATACTGCTATGGTGCTATATGGGCCTGTCTTCCATTATCCGGAATACGTGGATACGGTCCAGAACCCTATGGTACATCATGTACTCTTCAATGGGAAGGGAATGATATATTTGTTTCgttctttttaattttctgtgttATAATTCCTGTTATAATAATGAACGTATCTTATGGAAGGATATTGGTTCATCTTAGGAGATCCAGACGAAAAACATCACGAACGATAATTAATGCGTTTTCGAGATGTTCAGTGAGGAAACGAGCTAGAGAGACGTACTTAATGAAGGTATTTATGAGTATTACCCTTCTGGGATATCTTTTATTACACCTGTTTATGAGTGGTTTCTGTGATGCTTAATCTTATCGATAGTTTTCTAGGTtgtgttttgaataattttgttagtcttttaatcgtttttgtcatggcgttgtcatttttatTTCGACCTATgagtttcaaataaaaaatactatCATGATACATATTGATATATGCTTGTTCCTATAATTTATTTAGGTTAATGTCAAGAaaaagtaaatttacaaaaataccgcgctccgaggaaaattcaaaacggaatgaaGCTTATACATATAAAACGAGTGGAGATCAACTGTTATACTCCTGACTTGCATTATCgaacattttcttatgtagcaaatattgaaaaacaaggtagaaaacagaaaacaattctCGAATAGTACGATAAGTTGTACATTCACTTGTCACACATTACATGTACGGATAGGTATATagactttgtttaaaaaaaagattgcaAATTATTCCTTACCATTCATACACCTATTAATTTAAGTTCGAAAGATAATTAAGGTATGCAACTATAAATCTTTTTAGTACAATTGATTAACTTTAAGACTGTTTCTTTACAGATGACATTTACTATGTGTGTCGTATTCATTTTGTTGTGGTCACCTTATGCTGTGGTCAGTTTATGGACAGCTTACGGCAGAAAAGATGTGGTTCCGGTTCGAGTTACATTAATTTCTGTGCTAATAGCAAAACTATCAACGATAATTAATCCAAtagtatattttgtattaaataagAAGTTTCGTCCCTTTTTACCACAATATACATCATTCAAAAGAAAAATCACTAGTTCATCAACTTGATATTGTGCAAAAAGATATAAAGTTATATTCGGTTGGAATTATTTATACAACGAACATACATGTACTATGCAACAATAAAATGTGAATTTTCAAAGtagttttcttttgtttaatagtttGGTTTTTGTATGGCGCATACCTGTTATCTATTTTTGCTCatctatatttgttaaaataccaATAACCATGACATCTACTATACTGGTAAGCACGATATAAGTGTtgtatgtttgaaaaaaaatttcaatgttGTAGCTCGAATTATGTAAAAGATGCACGATTGTATCATGAATTTAAAAACAGAACACACCCTAAATCAACTGTTAGATAAGATGGATAATCATTACTTGAGATAATCCCCGAGGTAATCCTGTAAATACAATTCATGATAGATTTAAGGGATTAAAATATAGAATTACAGCACGAATAATAATAAATGAGTTCTCAATTTTAACATCTTAAGTCATAATCATGGGAgaaattgatatatattatacagTAACCCTTTACTGTGTTGCACGCATAGACAAAAGTAGTATAACGGTGTTCAAATGTCATAAATAGATTTAGAGAAAATAAttccgggctacaaactaaatcttaaataaaaaaattaaggaatatattttttaaattttttgcgACCGAAATGCTTTTTTTCTTAAGAACACTAAAATCCGAATATTTGAAAGATAATAGAAGTTTGTCATCAATCATTAAACTGATATCGTCGCATTTTTACTGATCTTCCATTTGTGGAGAAAATTGGAGACCtacttttatcataaaattaattagGGTACTTAGAGGTGCAAACATCAGAGAGACTAACGACTatataaaaaagtttttaatattgaaatctaaatcacaattaaatttaaaataaaattttaccgaatatcgcaataataaaaacggcagtttagtctaaaatgacaaaatcgcaataataaatacatgcaat
The window above is part of the Mytilus edulis chromosome 6, xbMytEdul2.2, whole genome shotgun sequence genome. Proteins encoded here:
- the LOC139526709 gene encoding opsin-5-like; this encodes MVFFQQLVRAQNSPWISLRPLTSLYVFVRKMKKLASCDCYILNLAIIDIIMPLIGFPLPIYSSLHHELAIGEYLCSAYGFTGFFCGVVSISTLAAISVARYVQVCRTDQAQKLVKNTKYCIIVIYCYGAIWACLPLSGIRGYGPEPYGTSCTLQWEGNDIFVSFFLIFCVIIPVIIMNVSYGRILVHLRRSRRKTSRTIINAFSRCSVRKRARETYLMKMTFTMCVVFILLWSPYAVVSLWTAYGRKDVVPVRVTLISVLIAKLSTIINPIVYFVLNKKFRPFLPQYTSFKRKITSSST